Sequence from the Pirellulales bacterium genome:
GAGCTCTGCCGAGCGCGGCGAGCAATGCCAAGGCATCGGCGGTGCCATCCGCCTCGCCTTTTTCGAAGTCGCGCTCGGTAACGCCCATCCGATTGGTCACATGGGCAAGGCAAAGCACCGCTGCGTTTCGCATACGCGCGAATGTGTAGAGGGCAGCTGCCTCCATCTCGACGGCCAGGATACCTCTCGCTCGCGCCGCCTCCACGGCTGCGACAGTTTCGCGGAACGGAGCATCGGTCGTCCAGCTCGGTCCGGCATAGACGCGCAAGCCACTACGGGCGACAGCTCTGACAGCCGCCTCGACAATACGCGGATCCGCCGCAGCGAAGCTTTCGGCCGGCGCGTAATGGTAACTGGTGCCTTCATCGCGGAGCGCGCGGTCGATAATGACGAAATAAGGCGGGTCACCCGCAGCAACGATCTGCCCAGCCGAAGTCAGACTGATGAGAAGTCTGCATCCGCATGCAAAGAGCTCTTCTGCGACCAAGACGGCGAACGGCGCTCCCACGGCGCAGCCCACAATGCCGGCAGGTTTCTCGGCCAGCGCAAATTCGAAAAGTTCGGTATGATAACAGGGCCAAATAGCGGAAACCTTCGCCTGCCCGGACTGTCTGAGGCGGCGAACGATGTCGCCGTCGGGATCGAGGACACAAAGCGGCGGTACATCGGCAACGGGCAGGGCCTTCTGCCGGCGCGCTTCACGCAGCAGCGCCGCCGGCTCAA
This genomic interval carries:
- a CDS encoding nucleoside phosphorylase, with the protein product MAFERNRWRLLDPADATLTLGLVNVLPVALSIKHAHMRPRLPSGAYMASAPILEDKNTGARSVFEPAALLREARRQKALPVADVPPLCVLDPDGDIVRRLRQSGQAKVSAIWPCYHTELFEFALAEKPAGIVGCAVGAPFAVLVAEELFACGCRLLISLTSAGQIVAAGDPPYFVIIDRALRDEGTSYHYAPAESFAAADPRIVEAAVRAVARSGLRVYAGPSWTTDAPFRETVAAVEAARARGILAVEMEAAALYTFARMRNAAVLCLAHVTNRMGVTERDFEKGEADGTADALALLAALGRALYPASPSLPGPHK